A region from the Acanthochromis polyacanthus isolate Apoly-LR-REF ecotype Palm Island chromosome 23, KAUST_Apoly_ChrSc, whole genome shotgun sequence genome encodes:
- the fcer1g gene encoding high affinity immunoglobulin epsilon receptor subunit gamma, whose amino-acid sequence MAVWGRNPLLVAIPLWMTFGRAAALAESQICYVLDGILFVYGIILTALYCRIKIYNAKEAAAAKPKQTAEEGIYTGLTPHAQDTYETIGMKK is encoded by the exons ATGGCTGTGTGGGGCAGGAACCCGCTGCTGGTGGCCATTCCTCTGTGGATGACTTTTGGGAGAGCTG CTGCTCTGGCGGAGAGTCAGATCTGTTACGTGCTGGATGGTATCCTGTTCGTGTACGGCATCATCCTGACCGCTCTCTACTGCAGAATCAAG ATCTACAATGCTAAAGAGGCTGCGGCAGCAAAGCCAAAACAG aCTGCTGAGGAGGGCATATACACG GGTCTGACTCCTCATGCCCAGGACACTTATGAAACAATCGGCATGAAAAAGTGA
- the ndufs2 gene encoding LOW QUALITY PROTEIN: NADH dehydrogenase [ubiquinone] iron-sulfur protein 2, mitochondrial (The sequence of the model RefSeq protein was modified relative to this genomic sequence to represent the inferred CDS: deleted 2 bases in 2 codons), which yields MAATMLRSLTKLGRPSTKILLNNNLLSPGCVVLQNRQKQWQPDVEWTEQFAGAVMYPTAINEKWTPPPWNDKVQPPAEKDVANLTINFGPQHPAAHGVLRLVLELSGESVKKCDPHIGLLHRGTEKLIEYKTYLQVLNQALPYFERLDYVSMMCNEQAHSLAVEKLLNIQAPTRAEWDQMYWKSLTRILNHIMAVTTHALDIGAMTPFFWMFEEREKMFEFYERVSGARMHAAYVRPGGVHQDLPLGLMDDIYEWCKNFSIRIDEVEEMLTNNRIWRNRTVDIGVVSSEDALNCGFSGVMLRGSGIKWDLRKSQPYDKYDEVEFDVPIGSNGDCYDRYLCRVEEMRQSLRIMHQALNKMPEGEIKVDDAKVAPPKRSEMKMSMESLIHHFKLYTEGYQVPPGATYTAVEAPKGEFGVYLVSDGSSRPYRCKIKAPGFAHLAGLDKMAKGHMLADVVAIIGTQDIVFGEVDR from the exons ATGGCGGCCACAATGTTGAGGTCGCTTACCAAACTAGGACGTCCTTCAAcaaaaatactattaaacaatAATTTGCTGAGCCCTGGCTGCGTGGTCCTGCAGAACAG gCAGAAACAATGGCAGCCAGACGTGGAGTGGACGGAGCAGTTTGCGGGGGCAGTGATGTACCCCACTGCCATTAATGAGAAATGGACACCACCCCCATGGAATG ATAAAGTACA acCTCCTGCAGAGAAGGATGTGGCCAACCTGACAATTAACTTTGGCCCTCAGCATCCAGCAGCTCAC GGTGTGCTGCGCCTCGTGTTGGAACTCAGCGGAGAGTCTGTTAAGAAATGTGACCCACACATTGGCCTGCTTCATCGTGGCACTGAGAAGCTAATTGAGTACAAGACCTACCTGCAGGTACTGAACCA GGCTCTGCCCTACTTTGAACGTCTGGACTATGTTTCCATGATGTGTAATGAGCAGGCC CACTCTCTGGCGGTGGAGAAGCTGCTCAACATCCAAGCTCCCACCCGTGCAGAGTGGGATCAGATGTACTGGAAA AGCCTGACTCGCATCCTGAACCACATCATGGCCGTTACCACTCACGCCCTTGACATCGGGGCCATGACACCCTTCTTTTGGATGtttgaggagagagagaag ATGTTTGAGTTTTATGAGCGAGTGTCTGGAGCCAGAATGCACGCTGCATACGTCAGACCTGGTGGTGTTCATCAG GATTTGCCCCTCGGCCTGATGGATGACATCTACGAGTGGTGCAAGAATTTCTCCATTCGAATTGATgaagtagaagag ATGCTGACCAACAATCGTATCTGGAGGAATCGTACCGTAGACATCGGAGTGGTTTCTTCTGAGGACGCCCTCAACTGCGGTTTCAG TGGAGTGATGCTGCGAGGATCAGGGATCAAGTGGGACCTGAGGAAGTCTCAGCCGTATGACAAGTACGATGAAGTGGAGTTTGACGTTCCTATTGGAAGCAATGGAGACTGTTATGACAG GTATCTGTGCAGGGTGGAGGAGATGAGGCAGTCCCTGAGGATCATGCACCAGGCGCTCAACAAGATGCCAGAGGGAGAAATCAAGGTGGACGATGCCAAAGTGGCCCCACCCAAGAGGTCTGAGATGAAG ATGTCCATGGAGTCTCTGATCCACCATTTTAAACTGTACACAGAGGGCTACCAGGTGCCCCCAGGGGCCACATACACAGCTGTGGAGGCACCCAAG GGAGAGTTTGGTGTTTATTTGGTGTCGGACGGCTCCAGCAGACCCTATCGCTGCAAGATCAAAGCTCCCGGATTCGCTCACTTG GCTGGTCTGGATAAAATGGCCAAAGGACACATGTTGGCAGATGTGGTGGCTATTATTG GTACACAGGATATCGTGTTCGGAGAGGTTGACCGTTAA